Genomic window (Jeotgalibaca ciconiae):
TGCCGAAATAAAAATAATCACTAAAGTAGTACAAATCACAGCAAGTATAATAAAAATCTGTGTAAAAGAACTTCCATGTCTTCCTAATAAATTTGATTTTTTACTTAATTTAGAAGGGTTTTTGCTCATGATGAACCTCCTTTCGTTAACGATATAAAAAACCATTATCAAAAAATGATAGCGGTTTATTTGCTTTAGTATACCATAAATTTTTGGAATTAGTATTTCTGTTTTTTAGAATAATGAGCAATTCTATAATAAGAAGTAACATTTTAGATTTATCTGTTTGATAAACAGCCCTGATATATGCTTCTGAAAGAAGGATTTAATGCGCATATCGAACTCCCGTGTATTTTTCTAAAAATGCTGGATAATCATTTGCTCAGAAGTAATCATTTCTAATGATAATAATCTAGAATGCGTAATTTCTCTTATGACCATCCTTAAAAGATTATATACGTAACCGCTTTATCTGCTTACTATGAAAGGGGTAACAAGGTTAATAAGTTAAGTGACCAGTAGGCTGGTTAATCCAAAATAAGGAGAAGATTCATTCATGACTATTTTCAATGTTGTTGATTATGGCGCGATTGGTGATGGCCAAACAGATGTATCAAAAAGCTTCCAAAAAGCAATTGCTGCTGCAAATGAAGTTGGGGGAGGGACGGTATATGTTCCGAGCGGTGTTTTTCGGACTACTTCCATTCGCTTAGAAAGCAATATTACTTTAGAAGTTAGTCCTGGAGCGACCATTTCTTTTGTGACAGAGCAAGAGACTTATCCCGTTGTTCATTCACGTTGGGAAGGTTGGACGCAAGATGTCTACCAATCTTGTATTTATGCAGAAAACGTAGAAAATATCAAAATATGTGGTGGAGGAGTCATCGACGGAAATGGAGCCGATTGGTGGGATTTATTCCGTAATCGTCGTGAAGAGTTGAAATATCCTAGACCAAAACTAATTAGTTTTGAAAAATCAAATCGAATCACAATTCAAGATGTTCAATTACGGAATTCACCAGCATGGACGATTAATCCAATTTTAAGTCACAATATCACGGTCGATAATGTGTCTATCTTAAATCCAGCTGATTCACCGAATACAGATGGGATTGATCCTGAGTCATGTTCCAATGTAAGAATTTCAAACTGTAACATCGACGTAGGAGATGACTGTATCGCAATTAAATCTGGTACAGAAGATGCAGCAGAAAAGGTAGCTTGCGAAAATATCACAATCACAAACTGCACGATGATTCATGGACATGGTGGCGTGGTACTTGGCAGTGAAATGAGTGGTGATATTCGTAATGTGGTGATTTCCAATTGTATTTTTAAACAAACAGATCGGGGAATCCGCTTGAAAACTCGCCGTGGACGTGGCGGTACGATTGAAGATATCAGAATCGATAATATTGTGATGGATGAAGTCATTTGTCCCTTTATATTAAATTTATATTACTTCTGTGGACCAAGAGGAAAAGAAAAATATGTATGGGATAAAAATCCGTATCCAGTTACAGAAGAAACACCAACTTTCCGTCGTATTCATTTTAATCACATCACTGCTCGTAACGTTCAAGGAGCAGCTGGCTTTATTTATGGACTTGCAGAAAACTATATCAAAGAAATTACTTTTAATAATATTGATATTTCAATGGCAGAAGATGCGGAACCTGGTCAAGTGGCTATGATGACAGGGTTGGATTACATGAACAACCGCGGTTTTTATGTTGGGAATGGCGAAGATATCCTGTTCAATCATGTATCAGTAGAAAATCATGAAGGACCAATGATTTATTTGGAGAATTGCCGAAATATTCAAACAGAAAACTGTGTTTCAAAAAATACAGAACAAGTAGAAAAATTGATCGAGGAGAAAGTTGTGCATTTTTCCTAACTAATAAGTGTGTTTTACAGTAAGGAGGAGATTTTTTGGAGAAAGATCAACTGTGGCAATTATTAGGTGATTTACCGAGTAATCCATCAATGGATGCGAAAAAAATTTCGGAAGAAGTTCATCCAGATGGTTATTACTTAGAAACATGGAGTATTGATTTAAACGGTGAGGAGCGAGTTCCCGCATATATCGCACGGCCGTTAGAAGCATCAGGGCGATTACCGCTTGTCGTTGTTAATCATTCACATGGCGGTATGTATGAGAATGGCAAAAAAGAAATGCTTCAGCCTTCTCATTATCTGCAGTCTCCGTCCTATGCAAAAACATTAACGGACATGGGATACATAGCAGCTTGTATTGATATGTGGGGCTTTGGCGAACGTTCTGGTCGTAAGGAAAGTGAAATGGTTAAAGAAATGCTTTGGAAAGGACAGGTCGTCTGGGGAATGATGTTATACGACAATATGCGTTTTCTCGACTTCTTATTACAGCGCGAAGATGTAGATTCGAACCGAGTGGGAACGATCGGCATGTCAATGGGAGCTATGCAAGCTTGGTGGCTCGCTGCATTAGATGACCGCGTCAAAGTTGTTGTCGATATAGGCGGGCAAGTGGATGCACATACCTTAATGAAGAATCGTTATTTAGACAAACATGGATTCTATTCATATGTACCAGGTTTATTGAAACATTTTCAAACGGTTGATATTCAGAAACGAATTATTCCACGTAAACGTCTTACCTTAAATGGCTCTTATGATTTAAATTGTCCTCTGGAAGGCGTGCAATTGCTCGACAAGGAATTATCAAAAGCATACCAAGAAGCCGGGGTTCCAAGTAACTGGCATTCATTACTATTTAGCTGCGGTCATAAAGAGACAGCGGAAATGCGCTGGAACTGGCAGCAATTCTTTACTGAACATTTATAGAAATCGGGTGAAACCATGTTTTTAGTAGGAAAAGAAACCTTTTGTGATTTCCAAAGTATCCAGCAAGCCGTTGATTACTGTGAAAATCATAAACAGTCAGAAGCAGTGACCATCCAAGTTTTAAGCGGTTTATATGAAGAGCAAGTAGTTATTTCTCGCTCGCAGTTAACTTTAAAAGGAATTGGCGATGTAACGATCCAATATGGTTTAAGTGCGAGAGAAAAAGATCCTTTAGGAAATGAATTAGGAACGTTCCGAACACCTACTTTGTATGTAGGTGGTCAAAATAACAAAATTGAAAACGTTACGATTATTAATTCCTCGGGCTACGGAGAAGATGTTGGTCAAGCCCTTGCAGTTTATGCTGATTGCGATGAAACGGTTTTTCGTCATTGTAGAATGATCGGTTATCAAGATACTTTGTTTACAGGGCGTTTACCAGGAAAACAAAAAGATGGTACGGATTTTATCTTGTTGGAACAAAGCCAAGATCAGAAAGAATATCGTCAATATTATGAATCTTGCTTCATTTCAGGAACAATCGATTTTATCTTTGGCGGTGCCACTGCTTATTTTTATCAATGTGAAATAAATAGCCGAAGAGAAAGAACGCGTAAGGGCGGCTATATCACAGCCGCTAGTACTCCTAAAGATCAAAAGTCAGGGTTTATTTTTCGAGAATGTTTTTTGAGTGCGGAAGAGGATGTCGAAGGGGTCTTTTTAGGAAGACCTTGGCGTGCTTACGCGAAGACAGCTTTTATTCATTGCGAATACGGTCAACACATTCTGCCAGCTGGTTGGAATGATTGGTCAAACAGTCAGAACCAAGAAACAACTGATTATGTAGAAATTTTAAAGGGAAAATATCAATTCAATCAAAGAGTTTTATGGAGTAGACAGTCACATACAGCTAACTCTGAATATAATATAGAGCTTGTCTTTCCGAAGAGTGATTTTTATAAAAAGTAATAAAAGAAGGATAGTGAATCGTCATAATGGAGAAAATGATTAAGAATCCTATTTTACCAGGTTTTAATCCGGATCCTTGTTTGCTTCGAGTGGAAAATACCTATTATATCGCGGTTTCGTCATTTGAATGGCTTCCGGGAGTGCGAGTTTATGAGTCACAAGACTTAGCTAACTGGGAATATTGTACGGATATTTTAACGGATCAAGTTGATTTAAAAGGGAATGCGATTAACTGTAGTATCTGGGCACCACAAATCAGTTATGCAGATGGGGAATTTCATTTATTGTATACGGATGTAAAGAGTTCCGTTCGTCCGTTCAAAGATACTCATAATTATATTATTTCTGCCCCAAGTATGAAGGGTCCTTGGTCGAAACCAGTTTATTTAAATAGCAGTGGCTTCGATCCTTCCTTATTCCATGATGAAGATGGTAGAAAGTGGCTTTCCAATGCACTGTGGGATTACCGCTTAGCTACACCGAATAAGTCATCCGGAATTGTTATTCAAGAGTACGACGCGGTTACTAAAAGCTTGATTGGTGAACCAGTAAAAATATTTGATTGTACGGAATTGGGTAAAACAGAAGCACCGCATATTTATAAAAAAGATGGTTATTATTATTTAATTATGGCAGAAGGCGGGACTGGCAGTGGACATGCTGTAACCATTGCTCGATCGAAGAGTGTGACGGGGCCTTATGAAGTTGATCCACACTACCCAATGATGACATCAAGCAATCATCCTGAGTCTCCATTGCAGTGTGCCGGACATGCAAGCCTGGTAGAAACGCCAGAAGGTGAGTGGTACATCGCTCATTTAACCACTCGGCCTCTACGAAACCAACATGCTATTTTAGGTCGCGAAACAGCTTTACAAAAAGTAATTTGGGATGAAGATGGTTGGCTGCGTCTCGCCCATGGTGGAGTAGCTCCAGCACTGGAAGTTCCTGCGCCAAAAGGGTTTGAAGGAGAAATAAAAGAATTCTCTCATGATTTCTCTGATGATTTTTCTGGTCCAGAACTACATTCTAATTGGAATAGCTTACGGATGTTGCCGAATGAAGAATGGTGTTCGTTAACAGAGCGAAAAAATCATCTCCGCATTTATGGCGGCGAGTCATTACACAGCTTTTTCAACCATCATTTATTGGGAATTCGTCAAACTGATTTTCATTTTACGGCATCTACAAAACTTCTATTTGAACCAAAACAATTCTTACAAATGGCAGGATTATTGTTGTTTTTAAATCCAGAAAACTACCTCTATGCCTATATTACGAATGAAGATGGAAAACGTCTCCTTCGTGTTATAAAAGCTGAACGAGGAGACGTGCATTTAATCGATACAAAGGTAGAACTTCCGCAAAATAGTGAAGAAGGTATTGAGTTATCAATTGTTGCTGCGGGACAAGAAGCGAATATTTACTATCATTTACCCCAACAAAAAGAAACTCAGTTACTCTATGCAGAAAAGGACTTAACATTCTTGTCAGGTGGTTTTACAGGTAATTTTATAGCGATTGCCTGCCATGATATGAATCAATACAAAGGCTGTTACGCTGATTTTGAATTTTTTAACTATGAAAGCAATGAATAAATTTCTATAGAACAGGAGAAAAAAGATATGCACGAAACACAAACAGTGACTAACCCATTATTGAACGAAAAATATTTAGTAAGCGGTGGCTATAAAGTTTATCCGAAGTCTTATACAAAAAATGACAAGACAAGCTTTGTGATGTTTAAAAAAGATGCTGAAAAGTACTTATTTGTAAAAGGATCGGGTCCTTTGTTTGATGAATTAGAAGGAGAAACACTTTCAGAAGACACTAAAATTGCGCCTGCAAATCATGCAAACCGCCTTGTACTAAATCGTTATTTTGATTATACAAATCCGCGTGCTTTTGGAAATAAGATTACGACAATGGGAGTGGGCGACCGCTTAGGTTTAGCTTCCCCAGGACATATTGATATTATGCGTCAATATCAGGTGAAACCAATTTTGGCGCAACAAAGTATTCGTGAATTATCCCTCATGGAACGCAGTATTTATGATGTGCTTGATGCAGCGAGTTATGCGGTAATTCAAGAAGGATATACAGGCGGCTTTGGAGCAGACGGCGACCACTTGAAATTGGAAGAAGATATTAAATTGGCTTTGG
Coding sequences:
- a CDS encoding glycoside hydrolase family 28 protein, with translation MFNVVDYGAIGDGQTDVSKSFQKAIAAANEVGGGTVYVPSGVFRTTSIRLESNITLEVSPGATISFVTEQETYPVVHSRWEGWTQDVYQSCIYAENVENIKICGGGVIDGNGADWWDLFRNRREELKYPRPKLISFEKSNRITIQDVQLRNSPAWTINPILSHNITVDNVSILNPADSPNTDGIDPESCSNVRISNCNIDVGDDCIAIKSGTEDAAEKVACENITITNCTMIHGHGGVVLGSEMSGDIRNVVISNCIFKQTDRGIRLKTRRGRGGTIEDIRIDNIVMDEVICPFILNLYYFCGPRGKEKYVWDKNPYPVTEETPTFRRIHFNHITARNVQGAAGFIYGLAENYIKEITFNNIDISMAEDAEPGQVAMMTGLDYMNNRGFYVGNGEDILFNHVSVENHEGPMIYLENCRNIQTENCVSKNTEQVEKLIEEKVVHFS
- a CDS encoding dienelactone hydrolase family protein, which produces MEKDQLWQLLGDLPSNPSMDAKKISEEVHPDGYYLETWSIDLNGEERVPAYIARPLEASGRLPLVVVNHSHGGMYENGKKEMLQPSHYLQSPSYAKTLTDMGYIAACIDMWGFGERSGRKESEMVKEMLWKGQVVWGMMLYDNMRFLDFLLQREDVDSNRVGTIGMSMGAMQAWWLAALDDRVKVVVDIGGQVDAHTLMKNRYLDKHGFYSYVPGLLKHFQTVDIQKRIIPRKRLTLNGSYDLNCPLEGVQLLDKELSKAYQEAGVPSNWHSLLFSCGHKETAEMRWNWQQFFTEHL
- a CDS encoding pectinesterase family protein, translated to MFLVGKETFCDFQSIQQAVDYCENHKQSEAVTIQVLSGLYEEQVVISRSQLTLKGIGDVTIQYGLSAREKDPLGNELGTFRTPTLYVGGQNNKIENVTIINSSGYGEDVGQALAVYADCDETVFRHCRMIGYQDTLFTGRLPGKQKDGTDFILLEQSQDQKEYRQYYESCFISGTIDFIFGGATAYFYQCEINSRRERTRKGGYITAASTPKDQKSGFIFRECFLSAEEDVEGVFLGRPWRAYAKTAFIHCEYGQHILPAGWNDWSNSQNQETTDYVEILKGKYQFNQRVLWSRQSHTANSEYNIELVFPKSDFYKK
- a CDS encoding glycoside hydrolase family 43 protein, which encodes MEKMIKNPILPGFNPDPCLLRVENTYYIAVSSFEWLPGVRVYESQDLANWEYCTDILTDQVDLKGNAINCSIWAPQISYADGEFHLLYTDVKSSVRPFKDTHNYIISAPSMKGPWSKPVYLNSSGFDPSLFHDEDGRKWLSNALWDYRLATPNKSSGIVIQEYDAVTKSLIGEPVKIFDCTELGKTEAPHIYKKDGYYYLIMAEGGTGSGHAVTIARSKSVTGPYEVDPHYPMMTSSNHPESPLQCAGHASLVETPEGEWYIAHLTTRPLRNQHAILGRETALQKVIWDEDGWLRLAHGGVAPALEVPAPKGFEGEIKEFSHDFSDDFSGPELHSNWNSLRMLPNEEWCSLTERKNHLRIYGGESLHSFFNHHLLGIRQTDFHFTASTKLLFEPKQFLQMAGLLLFLNPENYLYAYITNEDGKRLLRVIKAERGDVHLIDTKVELPQNSEEGIELSIVAAGQEANIYYHLPQQKETQLLYAEKDLTFLSGGFTGNFIAIACHDMNQYKGCYADFEFFNYESNE